From a single Sneathia sanguinegens genomic region:
- a CDS encoding sugar kinase, whose protein sequence is MKVLTIGEPLVVFASMDLDKSLSQAQHFTKYIAGAELNVAIGLSRLGHEVSYISQVGKDFIGEYIINEVKEFGIDNKYINVDKRYRTGFYFKEYVSNNDPGIEYYRKNSAASKYDISLLDKIDFSKIDLIHLTGIFAGISKEAEKIANKLTDIAKEKNILLSFDPNLRESLWESEEYMLKTINSLSLKASILLPGLKEARKLTGLNKVEEIFEYYFKNSDTLKIVIIKDGSKTVYVKERGKAIEKFETYKVKNVIDTVGAGDGFAVGIISGVIENLDIHSCVKRACAIGAMAVQVHGDNEGYPNRKQLENFIVKHK, encoded by the coding sequence ATGAAAGTTTTAACAATAGGTGAACCCTTGGTAGTTTTTGCTTCCATGGATTTAGATAAGAGTTTATCGCAAGCACAACATTTTACAAAATATATAGCTGGAGCAGAATTGAATGTTGCAATAGGTTTGTCAAGATTAGGGCATGAAGTTAGTTATATAAGTCAAGTTGGAAAAGACTTTATTGGAGAATATATTATAAATGAAGTTAAAGAATTTGGAATAGATAATAAATATATCAATGTTGATAAAAGATATAGAACTGGATTTTATTTTAAAGAATATGTTAGCAATAATGATCCAGGGATAGAATATTATAGAAAAAATTCAGCAGCTAGCAAATATGATATTTCATTATTGGACAAAATAGATTTTTCAAAAATAGATTTAATACATTTGACAGGAATTTTTGCAGGTATATCTAAAGAAGCTGAAAAAATAGCAAATAAGCTTACTGATATAGCAAAAGAAAAAAATATTTTACTTAGTTTTGACCCTAATTTAAGAGAAAGTCTTTGGGAAAGTGAAGAATATATGTTAAAAACAATAAATAGTTTATCTTTAAAGGCAAGTATATTACTTCCGGGCTTAAAAGAAGCAAGAAAATTGACAGGTCTTAATAAGGTGGAAGAAATATTTGAATACTATTTTAAAAATAGCGATACATTGAAAATTGTTATTATAAAAGACGGATCTAAAACTGTTTATGTTAAAGAAAGAGGTAAAGCTATTGAAAAATTTGAAACATATAAAGTGAAAAATGTAATAGATACCGTAGGTGCAGGAGATGGCTTTGCAGTTGGAATAATTTCAGGTGTTATTGAAAATTTAGATATACACTCTTGTGTTAAAAGAGCTTGTGCAATAGGTGCTATGGCTGTACAAGTTCATGGTGATAATGAAGGCTATCCTAATAGAAAACAACTTGAAAATTTTATTGTAAAGCATAAATAA
- a CDS encoding L-lactate dehydrogenase produces the protein MVKLGIIGAGAVGFAVGYTAARLGIVDDIKYCDINETKANAQAMDIEDANKYYPHSVKMSAGTYEDMADRDIVVLATGDLSGIRDRLLEWVKFKDATRDYVKKIVSSGFKGFFIVVSNPCDLMAYLVYKTSGFPQEKVIGAGTALDTARLNTTLANILNIDPKKVRGVVLGEHGESQFVAWSNIFVENMTLEEYLKQNPKEFSRDFVENKVRERAWRVIDGKQHTQCGIGSTVCDLITAITQDKKDIILVSTLLNKEYGLKDIYLSTPCIIGKNGVEKILELKLNDEEMNKLKNSEKVLKENREKF, from the coding sequence TTGGTTAAATTAGGGATAATAGGTGCAGGTGCTGTAGGTTTTGCAGTCGGATATACCGCAGCTAGATTAGGTATAGTTGATGATATTAAATATTGTGATATCAATGAAACAAAAGCAAATGCTCAAGCGATGGATATAGAAGATGCTAATAAGTATTATCCGCATAGTGTTAAAATGAGTGCTGGAACTTATGAAGATATGGCTGATAGAGATATAGTAGTTCTAGCTACTGGAGATTTGTCTGGAATAAGAGATAGACTATTAGAATGGGTAAAATTTAAAGATGCAACAAGAGATTATGTTAAAAAAATAGTTTCTAGTGGATTTAAAGGATTCTTTATAGTAGTTTCAAATCCTTGTGATCTTATGGCATATCTTGTGTATAAGACAAGTGGATTCCCACAAGAAAAAGTTATAGGTGCAGGAACAGCATTAGATACAGCAAGACTTAATACTACTTTGGCAAATATTCTTAATATAGATCCTAAGAAAGTTAGAGGAGTTGTATTAGGAGAACATGGTGAAAGTCAATTTGTAGCTTGGTCTAATATATTTGTTGAAAATATGACTTTGGAAGAATATTTAAAACAAAATCCAAAAGAATTTTCAAGAGATTTTGTAGAAAATAAGGTTCGTGAAAGAGCATGGAGAGTTATTGATGGAAAACAACATACACAATGTGGTATAGGATCAACAGTATGTGATTTAATAACAGCGATTACTCAAGATAAAAAAGATATTATCTTGGTTTCAACTTTGTTGAACAAAGAATATGGTTTAAAGGATATTTATTTGTCAACACCATGTATAATTGGAAAAAATGGAGTTGAAAAAATTCTTGAATTAAAATTAAATGATGAAGAAATGAATAAATTAAAAAATTCTGAAAAGGTTTTGAAAGAAAATAGAGAAAAATTCTAA
- a CDS encoding aminopeptidase C: MIDNNLLQKFEQKFNENSINNIIKNAIANVGINDTSIVKEVLNKHTFEFSTETKKGEITNQKRSGRCWMFSALNVLRVGTMEKLNVETFEFSQAYLQFYDKLEKANTFLHYIIETKDLPITDRLVAHIMYGGAEDGGYWNFFVGLATKYGVVPKEVMPETYHSSDTAILNEVLDLRLKKAACLIRKSKTIEEAEKIKEDALYQVYNICVKALGLPPKKFTYEYRDKDKKFVRISDITPKEFMEKYAQDDLLAKVELVQDPREENEKGRLYQIPYTCSVLEHGPYTFLNVTLDELKKATIASIKDGAPVWFGCDVGRFSDRKKGILDSDLYDYNNTLTELGEFSKKDRLVNYSAYMTHAMTFVGVDLDENSKPLMWEVENSWGDEVGKKGIFSMSDKWFDDHNYSVVVDKKYISEEFKSGFDKDVIVLDYFDPLA, encoded by the coding sequence ATGATAGACAATAATTTATTGCAAAAATTTGAACAAAAATTCAATGAAAATTCAATTAACAATATCATTAAAAATGCAATAGCTAATGTAGGAATTAATGATACAAGTATAGTTAAAGAAGTATTAAATAAGCATACATTTGAATTTTCTACAGAAACTAAAAAAGGTGAAATAACAAATCAAAAAAGATCAGGAAGATGTTGGATGTTTTCAGCATTAAATGTATTAAGAGTTGGAACAATGGAAAAATTAAATGTTGAAACATTTGAATTTTCACAAGCATATTTACAATTTTATGATAAATTAGAAAAGGCTAATACATTTTTACATTACATAATTGAAACAAAAGATTTGCCTATAACAGATAGATTAGTTGCACATATTATGTATGGTGGTGCTGAAGATGGAGGATATTGGAATTTCTTTGTAGGACTTGCAACAAAATATGGAGTTGTACCGAAAGAAGTTATGCCAGAAACATATCACTCATCAGATACAGCAATTTTAAATGAAGTATTAGATTTAAGATTAAAAAAAGCAGCTTGTTTAATTAGAAAGAGTAAAACTATAGAAGAAGCTGAAAAAATAAAGGAAGATGCTCTATATCAAGTATACAATATTTGTGTAAAAGCACTAGGTTTACCACCTAAAAAATTCACTTATGAATATAGAGATAAGGATAAGAAATTTGTTAGAATTTCTGATATAACACCAAAGGAATTTATGGAAAAATATGCACAAGATGATCTTTTAGCAAAGGTAGAATTGGTACAAGATCCTAGAGAAGAAAATGAAAAAGGTAGACTATATCAAATACCATATACATGTTCAGTATTAGAACATGGACCATATACTTTCTTGAATGTAACTTTGGATGAATTAAAGAAGGCAACTATAGCTTCAATCAAAGATGGAGCACCTGTTTGGTTTGGTTGTGATGTTGGAAGATTCAGCGATAGAAAAAAAGGTATATTAGATAGCGATTTATATGACTATAATAATACATTGACAGAATTAGGAGAATTTTCAAAGAAAGATAGATTAGTAAATTATTCAGCATATATGACTCATGCTATGACCTTTGTTGGTGTTGATCTTGATGAAAATTCTAAACCTTTAATGTGGGAAGTAGAAAATAGCTGGGGAGATGAAGTAGGTAAAAAAGGTATTTTCTCAATGTCTGATAAGTGGTTTGATGACCATAATTATTCCGTTGTTGTTGATAAAAAATACATATCAGAAGAATTTAAATCTGGTTTTGATAAAGATGTGATTGTTTTAGACTATTTTGATCCTTTAGCATAA
- the tgt gene encoding tRNA guanosine(34) transglycosylase Tgt, giving the protein MLPIKYEIQYKNGNARAGIIHTPHGDIETPIFMPVGTQATVKTMTPEELEEIGAQIILGNTYHLHLRPTDELINDFGGLHKFMNWNKPILTDSGGFQIFSLALRRKLTEEGAYFSSHLDGSKHFISPEKSIEIQNNLGSDIMMVLDECPPGLATREYLQPSIDRTIRWARRCIVANKNKDKQGLFAIVQGGIYEDLRDYCLDELYKNNEDFSGYAIGGLAVGEPTKDMYRILKHITPKLPSDKPRYLMGVGEPLDMLEAIEHGVDMMDCVHPSRIGRHGTVFTKYGRLVIKNEKYSRDPRPLDVADNYVCRNYTRAYIRHLFKTNEILGQRLATYHNLWFLLNLVKEAREAIKENRYKEFKEEFISNYTMGLNSEWIKPIKKGSVK; this is encoded by the coding sequence ATGTTACCAATAAAATATGAAATACAATATAAGAATGGAAATGCTAGAGCTGGGATTATACATACACCACATGGTGATATAGAAACCCCTATATTTATGCCGGTGGGAACACAAGCAACAGTAAAGACTATGACACCAGAAGAATTAGAAGAAATAGGTGCACAAATTATACTAGGAAATACTTATCACTTACATTTAAGACCTACAGATGAATTGATAAATGATTTTGGAGGCTTACATAAATTTATGAATTGGAATAAACCAATACTTACTGATAGTGGAGGGTTTCAAATATTTAGTTTAGCACTTAGAAGAAAATTAACAGAAGAAGGAGCATATTTTAGCTCACATTTAGATGGTTCGAAGCATTTTATCAGTCCAGAAAAATCTATAGAAATACAAAATAATTTAGGATCTGATATAATGATGGTTTTAGATGAATGTCCTCCTGGTTTAGCTACTAGGGAATATTTACAACCTTCTATAGATAGAACAATTAGATGGGCTAGAAGATGTATAGTAGCAAATAAGAATAAAGATAAGCAAGGCTTATTCGCAATAGTTCAAGGTGGAATTTATGAAGATTTAAGAGATTATTGTCTTGATGAATTATATAAAAATAATGAAGATTTTTCAGGTTATGCTATTGGTGGACTTGCAGTTGGTGAACCAACAAAAGATATGTATAGAATTTTAAAACATATTACACCAAAATTACCAAGTGATAAACCAAGATATTTAATGGGAGTTGGAGAACCCCTAGATATGTTGGAAGCTATAGAACATGGAGTAGATATGATGGATTGTGTACATCCATCAAGAATTGGAAGACATGGTACAGTATTTACAAAATATGGAAGATTGGTAATAAAGAATGAAAAATATTCTCGTGATCCAAGACCACTTGATGTTGCGGACAATTATGTATGTAGAAATTATACAAGGGCATATATAAGACATTTATTTAAAACAAATGAAATTTTAGGACAAAGATTAGCAACTTACCATAATTTATGGTTTTTATTGAATCTAGTTAAAGAAGCTAGAGAAGCAATAAAAGAAAATAGATATAAGGAATTCAAAGAAGAATTTATTTCAAATTATACAATGGGTTTAAACAGTGAATGGATAAAACCAATTAAGAAAGGAAGTGTAAAATGA
- a CDS encoding RelA/SpoT family protein, whose protein sequence is MDQKEAYEILKEKCLSNKELNMNKIEKAYILAREAHKGQYRKSGEEYIIHPIEVSQILVDLKMDTDTIVAGLLHDVVEDTLITLSDIEYSFGKEVSLLVDGVTKLRNLPKKQGKQIENIRKMVVAMSQDIRVVIIKLADRLHNMRTIKYQSPEKQIEKSKECIDVYAPIAHRIGMSKIKSELEDISFRYLNPEAYYEMKELVNTKKAERIRITNDIIEKIKLELDKNNIKSEVTGRPKHLYSIYKKMTEKNKKFAELMDLIAIRVIVEKVEECYMVLGIVHGKFVPVSGRFKDYIAVPKSNGYQSIHTTIIYSENQNVEIQIRTKVMHEIAEEGVAAHWKYKEKKTKDKNEKYYQAVKKIIYGNFAQKVTDEVLNETIFVFTPKGDVMELVNNSTALDFAFQVHTQIGYRTIGAKINDKIVPLDQKLENGDKVEILTSKATNGPGKDWINMVNNNSSKVKIKKWFKDLEFENKVKEGQELLENEFAKIGLKFKELEEDKIVYLYMKKYNIPNIENLYYKFATNSLNLNNFIQKFKPKTEEIDYENILEEAKDNANKYADKNENMMGVKISGSDNTMFVFAKCCNPLPGVEIGGYVTNVKGIIIHNKTCPNLKRLIKKDPNREIEVYWDEKLLENSNCRYEYSFLIKSLNREGLLYDIMRIINEHKLDIINMNTKIKEKNGQSYAIMDIRILIKNKENFEKLKKNLLSMKDVIDII, encoded by the coding sequence ATGGATCAAAAAGAAGCTTATGAAATTTTAAAAGAAAAGTGTTTAAGTAACAAAGAATTGAATATGAATAAGATAGAGAAAGCATATATTTTAGCTAGGGAAGCACATAAGGGTCAATATAGAAAAAGTGGAGAAGAATATATAATACACCCTATAGAGGTTTCTCAAATTTTGGTCGATTTGAAAATGGATACAGATACCATAGTTGCTGGCTTATTGCATGATGTAGTAGAAGATACTCTTATCACTTTATCAGATATAGAGTATAGCTTTGGAAAAGAAGTTTCTTTATTAGTTGATGGAGTTACAAAATTAAGAAATTTACCTAAAAAACAAGGAAAACAAATAGAAAATATCAGAAAAATGGTTGTTGCAATGTCACAAGATATCAGGGTTGTAATTATTAAATTAGCTGATAGACTTCATAATATGAGAACTATAAAATATCAAAGTCCAGAAAAACAAATAGAAAAATCAAAAGAATGTATAGATGTATATGCACCTATTGCACATAGAATAGGAATGTCTAAGATAAAGTCTGAATTAGAGGATATAAGTTTTAGATATTTAAATCCTGAAGCATATTATGAAATGAAAGAATTAGTTAATACTAAAAAGGCTGAAAGAATAAGAATAACTAATGATATTATAGAAAAAATAAAGCTAGAATTAGATAAGAATAATATTAAATCTGAAGTAACAGGAAGACCGAAACATTTATATAGTATCTATAAAAAAATGACAGAAAAGAATAAAAAATTTGCTGAATTAATGGATTTAATAGCTATAAGAGTTATAGTTGAAAAAGTTGAAGAATGTTATATGGTTTTAGGTATAGTTCATGGTAAATTTGTTCCTGTATCAGGTAGATTCAAGGACTATATTGCTGTACCTAAAAGTAATGGATATCAGTCAATACATACCACAATAATATATTCTGAAAATCAAAATGTAGAAATACAAATTAGAACCAAGGTTATGCATGAAATAGCAGAAGAAGGTGTAGCTGCACATTGGAAATATAAGGAAAAGAAAACTAAAGATAAGAATGAAAAATATTATCAAGCAGTTAAAAAAATAATATATGGTAATTTTGCACAAAAAGTTACAGATGAAGTTTTAAATGAAACCATATTTGTATTTACACCTAAAGGGGATGTTATGGAATTAGTTAATAATTCGACAGCTCTAGATTTTGCATTTCAAGTTCATACACAAATAGGATATAGGACTATAGGTGCTAAGATAAATGATAAAATAGTTCCCTTAGATCAAAAATTAGAAAATGGTGATAAGGTTGAAATATTAACTTCTAAAGCTACTAATGGACCCGGAAAAGATTGGATTAATATGGTCAATAATAACAGTTCTAAGGTGAAAATAAAGAAGTGGTTTAAAGATTTAGAATTTGAAAATAAGGTTAAAGAGGGACAAGAATTATTAGAAAATGAATTCGCAAAAATAGGACTTAAATTTAAAGAATTAGAAGAAGATAAAATTGTTTATCTATACATGAAAAAATATAATATTCCAAATATAGAAAATTTATACTATAAATTTGCAACAAATAGTTTGAATTTAAATAATTTTATTCAAAAATTTAAACCTAAAACTGAAGAAATAGACTATGAAAATATTCTTGAAGAAGCAAAAGATAATGCTAATAAATATGCAGATAAAAATGAAAATATGATGGGCGTTAAAATTTCAGGTTCAGATAATACAATGTTTGTTTTTGCAAAATGTTGTAATCCTTTGCCAGGAGTTGAAATTGGTGGTTATGTAACAAATGTAAAGGGTATTATTATACATAATAAGACTTGCCCAAATCTTAAAAGATTAATAAAAAAAGATCCAAATAGAGAAATAGAAGTTTATTGGGATGAAAAATTATTAGAAAATTCAAATTGCAGATATGAATATTCTTTTTTAATAAAATCTCTTAATAGAGAAGGTTTGTTATATGATATTATGCGAATAATTAATGAACATAAGTTAGATATAATAAATATGAATACAAAGATAAAAGAGAAAAATGGTCAAAGCTATGCAATTATGGATATTAGAATACTGATAAAAAACAAAGAAAATTTTGAAAAATTAAAAAAGAATTTACTTTCAATGAAAGATGTAATAGATATAATATAG
- a CDS encoding IclR family transcriptional regulator has product MSTLQSLDRALNILEVISQEDNISLTDLSSKVGLNKATAFRIAKALKDNGYVKQLKNKKYSLTFKMFRLGNRVVQRFDFMNEAKRIITKLANEVDRVIHLVIQDGSQILYIDKYTPLNSGKLMNVTKIGKRAPMYCTASGKAILANLPEDEIRKIWNDTEIIKYTARTIVNYDTLLQDLKRIRKNGYSTEYEEYQLEVYCIGMPIHTSSGEIVGAISISIPLNDPNGKQYYIEKMKKCKEEISTIIKE; this is encoded by the coding sequence ATGTCAACATTACAAAGTTTGGATAGGGCTCTTAATATTCTTGAAGTAATTTCACAAGAAGATAATATAAGCTTGACAGATTTAAGTTCTAAAGTTGGTTTAAATAAGGCTACGGCTTTTAGAATTGCAAAGGCATTAAAAGATAATGGCTATGTTAAGCAACTAAAGAATAAAAAATATTCATTAACATTTAAAATGTTTAGATTGGGAAATAGAGTAGTACAAAGATTCGATTTTATGAATGAAGCTAAAAGAATTATTACGAAATTAGCAAATGAAGTAGATCGTGTTATTCACTTAGTTATACAAGATGGTTCACAAATTTTATACATTGATAAATATACACCACTAAATTCAGGAAAATTAATGAATGTAACCAAGATAGGTAAAAGAGCACCAATGTATTGTACGGCATCGGGAAAGGCAATTTTGGCTAATTTACCTGAAGATGAAATTAGAAAAATATGGAATGATACAGAGATTATAAAATATACAGCAAGAACAATAGTGAATTATGATACACTTTTACAAGATTTAAAAAGAATTAGAAAAAATGGTTATTCAACAGAATATGAAGAATATCAACTAGAAGTTTACTGTATAGGAATGCCAATACACACTTCAAGTGGAGAAATTGTAGGAGCAATAAGTATTTCAATACCCTTGAATGATCCAAATGGTAAACAATATTATATAGAAAAAATGAAAAAATGTAAGGAAGAAATATCAACTATAATAAAGGAATGA
- the adhP gene encoding alcohol dehydrogenase AdhP, with product MKAVVVNKEGNGVEVVEKQLRELKYGEALVEVEYCGVCHTDLHVAHSDFGNVAGTVLGHEGIGIVKKLGEGVTSLKVGDRVSIAWFFEGCGSCEYCTTGRETLCRKVKNAGYTVDGGMAQECIVTADYAIKVPDGLDPAQASSITCAGVTTYAAIKAADLKPGQWIALYGAGGLGNLAVQYAKKVFNAHVIAIDINDDKLKLAKECGADIVLNGKKVDPAKYIQEKVGGAHSSVITAVSKVAFNQAIDSVRAGGKVVAVGLPSETMDVSIVKTVLDGIQIIGSLVGTRKDLEEAFQFGAEGKVVPVVQKRSIEEAPKIFDEMAAGTIQGRMVIDMKR from the coding sequence ATGAAGGCAGTAGTTGTTAACAAAGAAGGAAATGGTGTAGAAGTTGTTGAAAAACAATTAAGAGAATTGAAGTATGGTGAAGCTTTAGTTGAAGTTGAATATTGTGGTGTTTGTCATACTGACTTACATGTTGCACATAGTGATTTTGGAAATGTTGCAGGTACAGTATTAGGACACGAAGGTATAGGAATAGTAAAAAAATTAGGTGAAGGTGTTACTTCACTTAAGGTTGGAGATAGAGTAAGTATTGCATGGTTCTTTGAAGGATGTGGAAGTTGTGAATATTGTACAACTGGAAGAGAAACTTTATGTAGAAAAGTTAAAAATGCAGGATATACTGTAGATGGTGGTATGGCACAAGAATGTATAGTTACAGCAGATTATGCAATTAAGGTTCCTGATGGTTTGGATCCAGCTCAAGCAAGTAGTATAACTTGTGCAGGAGTTACTACTTATGCAGCAATTAAAGCGGCAGATTTGAAACCAGGACAATGGATAGCTTTATATGGTGCAGGTGGACTTGGAAACTTAGCAGTTCAATATGCTAAAAAAGTATTTAATGCTCATGTAATAGCTATAGATATTAATGATGATAAATTAAAATTAGCTAAAGAATGTGGAGCAGATATAGTTTTAAATGGTAAAAAAGTTGATCCAGCTAAATATATACAAGAAAAAGTTGGAGGAGCTCATTCATCAGTTATTACAGCTGTATCAAAGGTTGCATTTAATCAAGCAATAGATTCAGTAAGAGCTGGAGGTAAAGTAGTTGCAGTTGGTTTACCATCAGAAACAATGGATGTTTCTATAGTAAAGACTGTATTAGACGGAATTCAAATTATAGGTTCATTAGTTGGTACAAGAAAAGACCTAGAAGAAGCATTCCAATTTGGAGCTGAAGGAAAGGTAGTACCAGTAGTTCAAAAGAGAAGCATAGAAGAAGCACCTAAGATTTTTGATGAAATGGCTGCAGGAACTATACAAGGTCGTATGGTTATAGATATGAAAAGATAG
- the lgt gene encoding prolipoprotein diacylglyceryl transferase, producing MRPYLFKVGNFELRVYSLMYILALFIAIFLAKHDKLAKKRGITDNKQIEDFAFITLFSGLIGARIYYVILKWDYYSKMLYEIPMVWKGGLAIHGGIIGGIIAILIFSKMHNKKFFVLTDMSVGPLILGQALGRIGNFANGEIHGVPTFTPWSVIISGKFSTWWNLYNSLPLSEQAKYRPLVPWGVVFPENTSAGMEFPTYPLHPAMLYELVLNFIAFLLIWFVFRKKEYKRGILSMIYLILYGIIRIFVSAFRAEDLLIYGFKMPYIVSAIMIICGIVGIVIINKRTE from the coding sequence ATGAGACCATATTTATTTAAAGTTGGAAATTTTGAATTAAGAGTGTATAGCTTAATGTATATTTTAGCTCTTTTTATAGCAATATTTTTGGCTAAACATGATAAGCTTGCAAAAAAACGTGGCATAACAGATAACAAACAAATAGAAGATTTTGCTTTTATAACTCTATTTTCTGGTCTTATAGGAGCAAGAATATATTATGTAATTTTAAAATGGGACTATTATTCTAAAATGCTTTATGAAATACCTATGGTATGGAAGGGTGGACTTGCTATACATGGTGGAATAATAGGTGGAATAATAGCAATTCTAATTTTTTCAAAAATGCATAATAAAAAATTCTTTGTATTGACAGATATGTCCGTTGGTCCTTTAATATTGGGACAAGCTTTGGGCAGAATTGGAAATTTTGCAAATGGAGAAATACATGGTGTTCCGACTTTTACACCTTGGAGTGTAATAATATCTGGAAAATTTTCTACTTGGTGGAATTTATATAATAGTTTGCCCCTAAGTGAACAAGCAAAATATAGACCATTAGTACCTTGGGGAGTAGTATTTCCTGAAAATACTTCAGCCGGAATGGAATTTCCAACATATCCATTACATCCTGCAATGTTATATGAATTGGTATTAAATTTTATAGCCTTTTTATTAATATGGTTTGTATTTAGAAAAAAAGAGTATAAAAGAGGAATATTATCAATGATATATTTGATTTTATATGGAATTATAAGAATTTTTGTTAGTGCTTTTCGAGCAGAAGATTTATTGATATATGGTTTTAAAATGCCATACATAGTAAGTGCTATTATGATTATATGTGGAATAGTAGGAATAGTTATTATTAATAAAAGAACTGAATAA
- a CDS encoding tetratricopeptide repeat protein — protein sequence MKNIFILIFFSLFISCEKYDEKKDLPSDTTEVVPVEIIRNNDNDKTLGNNIFSEEENIKEDKPFEKPKDKMTLILEKANIDPISFYIAQKKAKKGSNKDIRYVLKVYEKLNMNDEKEKYIDLAIKNNVQEVVLNKITQYINENKTDELEKLIPKLKSKKERDKFEGIYLYKKGLEAYENSNSNQAINYFKKAYKKGVKELGHNIASLYLKQKNINEAVNWLEISKYEGNKDANYELSVIYFNNKKYAKAIPYLIEEYKKGKKELATSIGVCYVNLYKYEEAIVWLEKASSNGDIDAKKIIEKINGFRKESYNVY from the coding sequence ATGAAAAATATATTTATATTAATTTTCTTTTCTTTATTTATTTCTTGTGAAAAATATGATGAAAAAAAGGACTTACCAAGTGATACTACAGAGGTAGTTCCAGTTGAAATAATAAGAAATAATGATAATGATAAAACTTTAGGTAATAATATATTTTCTGAAGAAGAAAATATAAAAGAAGATAAGCCTTTTGAAAAACCAAAAGATAAGATGACGCTTATACTTGAAAAAGCTAATATAGATCCTATTAGTTTTTATATTGCCCAAAAAAAGGCAAAAAAAGGTAGTAATAAAGATATAAGATATGTGCTTAAAGTTTATGAAAAATTAAATATGAATGATGAAAAAGAAAAATATATAGATTTAGCTATAAAAAATAATGTTCAAGAAGTTGTATTAAATAAAATAACGCAATATATAAATGAAAATAAGACTGATGAATTAGAAAAACTTATACCTAAATTAAAATCGAAAAAAGAAAGAGATAAGTTTGAAGGTATATATTTATATAAAAAGGGCTTAGAAGCTTATGAAAATTCTAATTCAAATCAAGCAATAAACTATTTTAAAAAAGCATATAAAAAAGGTGTGAAAGAATTAGGACATAATATAGCTTCTCTTTATTTAAAACAAAAAAACATTAATGAAGCTGTAAATTGGTTAGAAATTTCAAAATATGAGGGGAACAAAGATGCTAATTATGAATTAAGCGTAATATATTTTAATAATAAAAAATATGCAAAAGCTATTCCTTATTTAATAGAAGAATATAAAAAAGGTAAAAAAGAATTAGCTACAAGTATAGGTGTGTGCTATGTTAATTTATACAAATATGAAGAAGCAATTGTATGGCTTGAAAAAGCAAGTTCAAATGGCGATATTGATGCAAAAAAAATTATCGAAAAAATTAATGGCTTTAGAAAAGAAAGCTATAATGTTTATTAA